GGCCCGGCGCGGCGCGGTCGACCCGGAGGCCGCAGCCGGGTGGATCCGGGAATCCGTCCGGCAGGCCTGGGCCGACCCGGCCGCCAGCCGCGACTACGTGCTCGCGCACGCCCAGGAGATGGAGCTCGACGTCGTCGACCGGCACATCGGTCTCTACGTGAACGAGTTCACCGCCGACCTGGGCGACGCGGGTTTCGCCGCCGTGGACGCGCTGCTCGGCCGGGCCGCCGACGCCGGGCTGGTGCCTCAGACCTCCAGCTCGCGCGCCACCGCGTGGACCAGCTGAGCGATCTTCTGCGCCGTCTTCTTGTCCGGGAAGCGCCCCCGCCGCAGGTCCGGCTGGACCTTCGCCTCCAACACCTTGATCATGTCCTCGACCAGGCCGTGCAGCTCCTCCGCCGGGCGGCGGCGCAGCTCGGCCACCGACGGCGGCGCCTCCAGCAGCTTGACCCCCATGGCCTGCGCGCCGCGACGGCTGTCCACCACGCTGAAATCGACCCGCTGACCACCCTTGAGGTCGGTGACACCCGCCGGTAGCGCGGCCTTCGGAAGGAACACGTCGCCACCCTCGTCACTGGTGACGAACCCGTATCCCTTGGTCGCGTCGTACCACTTCACTCGACCCGTAGGCACCTGAGAACCCCTGCTTCGCTTGAGACGTCTACTGCTCCAAGGCTAGCTGGATCATGCCGTCGAGCGCCGCCGGGAATTCGGTGAGATCATTCAGCACCACCGCGGCACCGGCCGTCCGCAGCTCGTCCGCCGAGCAGGGCCCGGTGGTCACCCCGATGCCGGGCACCTCCGCCGTCGCCGCCGCCACCATGTCGGCCACGTGGTCGCCGACGTAGTGGGTCGCCCCGAAGCTGCGCAGCGCGGTGCCCTTCTGCTCCGCGAAGAGGTCCCCGGCCAGCTCGTCGACGACCAGGCCCAGGTGATCCAGGTGCAGCCGGGCCAGCCGGCCCAGCTTCGAGGTGACCACCAGCACACGCCCGCCACGGCCCCGGATCGCGTCGATCGCCTCCCGGGCACCGGGCAGCGGAACGGTGGGGGTGATCGCGTACGCGGGATAGAGCTCACGGAAGGTGTGCACGGCCGACTCGACCTGCTCCGGCGGGAACCACCGGGCGATCTCCGTGCGCAGCGGAGGACCCAGCCGCGACACCGCCAGATCGGCGTCCACCGGCACGCCGGTCCGCGCGCTGAGCGCCCGGTAGGCGGCGGCGACACCGGGTCGCGAGTCGACCAGGGTCATGTCGAGGTCGAAGCCGACCGTCAGAGGGGACATGCGGGACAACCTACCCGGACCGGGGTGGCCGACCAGCCGGACGTCCGAGGGGCGGGGAGGCCCCCCGCCGGGCTAGCGTGGAACGACGATGACCACCTCACTCGCCGACCACCTGCGGTCGCTGCCCGACGAGTCGCTGGCCGCCCTCCTCCAGCTGCGGCCGGACCTCGTCGTACCCGTGCCGGCCGACATCTCCGCGCTCGCCATCCGGGCCCAGTCCCGGGTCTCGGTGGCCCGGGCCCTGGACGGGCTGGACCAGTTCACCCTCCAGATCCTCGACGCCGCCCGGCTCACCCGCGACCCGGGCGACGGCACCACCTCCACCGACGCCGTGCTG
This genomic stretch from Micromonospora krabiensis harbors:
- a CDS encoding HAD family hydrolase — encoded protein: MSPLTVGFDLDMTLVDSRPGVAAAYRALSARTGVPVDADLAVSRLGPPLRTEIARWFPPEQVESAVHTFRELYPAYAITPTVPLPGAREAIDAIRGRGGRVLVVTSKLGRLARLHLDHLGLVVDELAGDLFAEQKGTALRSFGATHYVGDHVADMVAAATAEVPGIGVTTGPCSADELRTAGAAVVLNDLTEFPAALDGMIQLALEQ
- a CDS encoding cold-shock protein, with the translated sequence MPTGRVKWYDATKGYGFVTSDEGGDVFLPKAALPAGVTDLKGGQRVDFSVVDSRRGAQAMGVKLLEAPPSVAELRRRPAEELHGLVEDMIKVLEAKVQPDLRRGRFPDKKTAQKIAQLVHAVARELEV